A window from Micromonospora profundi encodes these proteins:
- a CDS encoding lysoplasmalogenase — MPRSRTLLVVFLVVTAANLLANATDSGVTELLTKPLLMPLLAAYLWRASAERGIRPDRLVLAALACSTAGDVALLGDGTGWFIAGMVFFLAAHVCYLVVFTRHGAARALLRPPLVAVPLGYAVLTVVALAWMWAGLTDAGLAVPVAGYAFALAAMAATAVTQGWRVGLGAALFLGSDLLIATGVAEVAQPPGAPVLVMATYAAGQALIVIGLVARATAPPGATVTPAVAPAAP; from the coding sequence ATGCCCCGCAGTCGCACCCTGCTCGTCGTCTTCCTCGTCGTGACGGCGGCGAACCTGCTCGCCAACGCCACCGACAGTGGTGTTACCGAGCTGCTCACCAAGCCGCTGTTGATGCCGCTGCTTGCCGCGTACCTCTGGCGGGCCAGCGCGGAACGCGGCATCCGCCCGGACCGGCTGGTGCTCGCCGCGCTGGCCTGCTCCACCGCCGGCGACGTGGCGCTGCTGGGCGACGGCACCGGCTGGTTCATCGCCGGCATGGTCTTCTTCCTGGCCGCCCACGTCTGCTACCTCGTGGTCTTCACCCGGCACGGCGCCGCGCGGGCGCTGCTCCGCCCGCCACTGGTCGCGGTCCCGCTGGGGTACGCGGTGCTGACCGTCGTCGCGCTTGCCTGGATGTGGGCGGGGCTTACCGACGCCGGGCTGGCCGTGCCTGTCGCCGGGTACGCGTTCGCGCTGGCCGCGATGGCCGCCACCGCCGTCACCCAGGGCTGGAGGGTCGGTCTGGGCGCCGCGCTGTTCCTCGGCTCCGACCTGTTGATCGCCACCGGGGTGGCCGAGGTGGCCCAGCCACCCGGCGCGCCGGTGCTGGTGATGGCCACGTACGCGGCGGGCCAGGCGCTGATCGTCATCGGACTGGTCGCCCGCGCG